The DNA region TGGTCAACGGTTGCAGTCTAAGGGTTATAAGGCTCTAGTCCCCTACATCTTCCCGatcgactcattggatcaagggGCTCTACTCCCCTACATCTTCCCGATTGGCTCATAGGTTCACGGGGCTCTACTCTCCTATATCCTCCCGCTCAATTCCTAACCGAATCTCCGAGTCATGGGATACTGCTCTCCTATATCATCGTGCTCAATTCCTGATCAGATCTCCGACACACAGGGCTCTGTTTCCCTCAACTCCCTATAAGATGAATAGACATACAATCAGACCCGTCAATACATGATCAGAGATTGGGTCCCCTTTTTTTACTAACTCATTATCTCACTATTTGAGTCAGACTTTGAAAGCCCAATAGACCTTTCAACTCAAGAGCTCATTCCATAATTAATCCTGCACATGGGATTGTCAGAACTAAGTGAGACTGTATCTTTGCACAAAATACGGAATACCAGAACCATATGGCCAATGAGATTGCACACTACAACAAAGATACATAGATGTGAGATATCCCTTATGCTGACATGACATTTAATTAATGCGAGAATTATAAAGGTATTATAAATGGATCCCACCCCTGTGTGGGTAAATTCATCTTTTGCTTCACACACATCTTACATTCTTCTACTACTGTCCATCTTCCATATTTTCTTCATCTCACTGATTTGAACGTCAGAGTGATTACACCAAGGACCCCTGGCCTACTTACTAATGCTCCTTTTCCCTTCACCTTGTTATCTTGCAAGTCTTCTTGTAGTCAACTTCAAAATCATCTCGTTGGTGATCCCCTTTTTCTCCTTCAAGGTCTTCTTGCAATCAACTTCAAAGCTATATCACCAATACTCTAGCTTTCGCTAATTTTGAACATGATCAAATCCCCATCTACCTTTCACCATAATAAAGCTAGGTTTTATCCTTCGTCTTGCTCTTATCCGCCGCTCCAGCATGTCGTCGCTCCAActattctctttctctcttccgcCGTACTGCTCTTTTCCTGACAACCTTTTCATTAGCAATTGTTGTACATCGTCACTCCAACCATCCTCAACATCTTTTGCGACAACTTTTATTGGCATTCCTCGGTCGAGCAGTTGTAGCCATGCAACCGTCGCGTAACATATATCCAGCCATCGAGCATAGTCCTCAGCATCAAACTGACAACAATGTGGTTCGACGTTCCTAGGTGACTAACAAGCCCAAACCCAATTAGCTTGTATATGTTAACGAGTCAAGCTCGAACTCGAGCTTGATTATGTGTCTAACGAGTTCAAACTCGAGCTTATTTAAcgatatgaaaatgatatgttaaCGAGTCGAGCTCAAACCAAACTCGTTTAACTTTTAAATGAGTTATTTTTGAACAGCCGCTCACGAACCATTTAATTTCATTATGAACTAAAGTCGAATTTAAGATTTATAGATCTCGAGCCAAACTCAATCATAAGGAAAAATGAACCGAGCCAAACTTGAGCCTCTTACTATTTGACTCAGCTTAGCTCGGCTCGATGACATCCCTAGATTCTGCTTGATAATAGAAGTCTGTTCAACTTGTTATTGTTAATAAAAGATTATGAATTGGCCCCGACGGATTGACCTACATGAGTGGTTGCTTCACTAAGTGTTGGAATCAATTTTCAACGAGTGCAAAATGTCTCACTCGGTGTCTGATTTTTTCCATGCAAAAGGCCGCTATATTAGGACAAATGCCCCTCATAATTTACTCTCTTACAAAGACTGTGACGTCACCCTATAGGAGCCACTAATCTAACGACTTCATTTTTACTCTAATAAAAGATTGTGAATAGTAGATTGTGAAGTGTTgatgaacaatgttcacaaacaAAATTTGTGAATCTAGTTCATTAATAAACTCTTAtcaacatattaaataaataaaataattttaaaaatgaataaacaaATTTCTATTATCAAACACAATAACAaaccaaataaattttaaaatataaaaattttaaacaatcaaatagttttatattgaaaatttaataacatctaaataaaaataaaatttgaaccaaatttaaatttataagcaAGAGATTAAGTCAAATTTGAATAACTATTTTAATGTCTtaatttattttagagttgattcAGCTTAACTCAGAGTTGGACATTTGCAACTCTCCCTTTGCCAACAAAGAAGAGAAGCCTTTGTTCATTGTCATTTGTCAACGAAGAGGAAACACTCAAATTACGATAAAGCACTCCTAGTCCCGCCAATCACATATCACGTCCATCAAGCATAATTGTTATAAACTTGTTGCGTTAATTTTAAAAAGGGGACAACAAATTAAAACTCTACAAGAGATTCATAGGGGTGCAAACGCGAATCGAACcgaatataatataaaaatattaatatttgtgtttaagtttaaaaaatatatataatatttaaatttaatttaaaaatagaaaatataataattttggaATGACCGTGAGTTtagtttaaattattttcaagtataattgaattataatttgaaataacttaaatttgaactcaatttatttatttacattTTAAATTGAGTATATCAACTCgtgaataattaaataaaatattataaattttaattctgTTTGTAAAAAAATTATGGAGGGGATTTTTTTAATCAGTAAAACGCGTCAGTGACGTGGCACATGCAGCCTACTAAAAAAAGATCGACCAATCTAAAATAATTAACATTCCAATTAATCCTCCGGCCTCCTCCCTTCCGGAGAAAGAAAGGGCGGAATGGCTGCGACGACGGCTGAGCAAGCAGCGGCGAACCCTGCCTTGGCGCCGGACGTGGAGTCGCCGGCGCAGCCCGGCCTGGATCTGGCGCAGTTCGCGGCGGGATGCTTCTGGAGCGTGGAGCTCGCTTTCCAGCGCTTGGAGGGCGTGGTCAAGACCGAGGTGGGTTACTGCCAGGGCCACCTCCCCGATCCCACCTACAAAGACGTCTGCGGCGACAACACCGGCCACGCCGAAGTGGTCCGCGTCCACTTCGACCCAGCGGTCTGTCCCTACTCCAACCTCCTCGCCCTTTTCTGGTCTCGCCATGATCCCACCACGCTCAATCGCCAGGTGTGCCTCATCTCGACTAATTGTTCGTCCTCTCTTTTGACATAGTTCTatccatagtttgtagaatcgcgatcctacgcaggatcgatttagggtcaggatcggatcggccaggatcggatcgtagaatcgtacgatcctaccaaaaaccattaaaattttattatacatgattaataattgaaaaaaatacctaaaaaactcatttacatataaataaataattaattttgtatatatatatatacaattatttacactcaacacatcaaattacattactacatgtacaaatttaaattaacttgtaattcaactatcattctcgcatagtaataatatttatattttcatatcataaaatgaaagaatataaaatatctattaacacaataataataacacatataatgtcaaaaatatttccttgatttataagataattcaatttaaatgtcAACAAAACATCTAACGTATATAACAAAAGCTgttgaatcctttgattcaaatatgaatgccggaaataatcttctaaagactggttgatgccacacaatactagacaataggcatccaaaaacttattattttgagaaaaataaatgacagaatattattgataaaaaaccaactcaaaaataattaaacatatatttaaataatttaaaactctaataagatgaaaaaaaaagataatggttaaggataaactttgaaatttattaaagatctctgaacgagctttaatttgatatattataggccccgtggttcaatccgagtcaaaagttatgacctctcaaagcttccaccgatcctgctccgattctgctccgatcctgctccgattctaccgattctgctccgatcctaccgatcctgctgcgatcATACTGCAAAAacgattctgcacgatcctggatcgattttggatttccggatcgtaggatcgtacgatcctacgatccggatcgcgattttgcaaactatggtTCTATCATTTGTTCTGTAGAGGAGATCAATCGAATTAGAATGAGCCTCTCCTGAACACCAAAATCGATTCTTTTCTCCTCTTTTTTTATTAGTTTCAGTATCTGGAAGGATCTAGGTGAGTAGATCCTTGACAACTCATTGTATACCGATTCTCACAGTATTCGGGACTATCAagcaaaataaatgtttaaacaaTTGATCGGAAAGAATAAATCAACCTGATTTTAGGAAAAATGTTTAGTTTTAAGGTATACCAATTCAATCGTGTATTCGTTCCTTTACCTTAACCATACATTTGGAAGATGTCTCGGTTTTGACAAGTTTTTGTAGAACAAGCCACCTGTTGGTTAGGGCTTTATTAACTCTTGTAAATAAACaatctttattttaatataattcaattcgGTTTGAGATTACTTTGTCTTTATACCCATGCTAGATGCATAGATAAAGTACTTGAATATACTATAGTAAAATGTGGTAGTACATATGATGACCATCATGAAATATATCAATATTCACTTATATTCTAAATATGTTCCTAGTTAATTGGGTTGCCtaataaataaggataaaagACCGTTCAAGCTAGAGACTAGCATCTGTGATGTAGTGTATCACATTTCATTGGTAAGAGCatagagatgttcaaacatacaGATGAGTGATCATACGATGAGTTCATCGAACATCCCTCACACAAATTTTtcaagtggttatcatttatcgAGTGGATAAGTCTTTGGTTGTGGTTGTACATTAGTAGTCCTTATGACCCGAGACAACACTAAGACTCTATGCTGGGCTTTACTTTGACTCAATTACCGACTCCATTAGGGTTATTAGGTAGTGAGATTGGGTGTAGTAACGAAACATGTAAGAGTTAGTGTATTGTAATTAGGGATTCACCACACACCCACGGATgtggatatcctatgtaatatattattttatagtgtATGAAGTCTTTGATCAAAGCTGTAAGATATGCTTTAGGAAATGAGTTTCCTAGTTGCACATGTGATATCACTATATGATATATCACATGGTTGTCAAATCAATATACAACCCTTGATGTACCATTGGATGTAGATTCGACCGAgatatatgagatgaagggaTCAGACTGTACATTAACTATAATCGACTGATTCTTACCGGCACTATTCAGTGATACCTAGGTAGTACTGCTAGACGCTCTTACCATGATTCGTTGGATATTAATCAGAATTATTTCTAACATCCTATAATTAAGGAGTTAATCATAGGATGCGGTTATTAAGGGTATGCCCGAATAAAGGACGAGTATAACCCtaaatcacaaagagttgtgaacTCATGGCTAGCTGTTTCTCTGAGCCATTGAGGGTCACACAAGTATTGGTTTTCTTATTTCTCGTTGAATTCGGCGAAtaaagtttgatgtgatcaaatagtgAATTGACAACTAAAattgatatgatcaaatgttaTGATTCATAAAAGAGGTTGTGTATGATTTCCAGTTAAAGGAAATAAGGAGAGTGGAAGAGTTCCAGACAGAGTctacaaatcatatttatgttATTGCAATAGCAAGGAAGTGTGCTTGCCGCGTCAACGATATTGGATCGTTGATATAATTACAATGAACTCACATTATTGTGTTCTAGAAAAGTTATAAAAATCCAATAGACAAAGATGGAAGAGGGACAATAGGTCTTGAAAGCCTAAGCCCATTATAATCacattaattttatctaaaattatgagaagagaaataagatgagaagaaaattaagaCTTGATTCAAATATCATGAGTTCTGTTCTCTTCACCCTATTGGCCAATTTTCTCCACAACTCCACTCCTCCATGAAGTTCACGGCAGCCACCTCTCCTTGGAGAGAAGTATGAAAGCCAAACAAAATGATTATCTTCTCTTTGAAGAAATTGGGACAGCACTTTTTCCTTCTCTTTGGAAAATTTGGCAGCCACACTTTTCTTCCTTGGAGAGAATCAACCTTTTGAGCCTTCCTTGGAGAGTTGAGGAGCAAAgctttttattttcttccttgaAAATTGTGGGTGGTAACCTCTACGCTTCTTCCGTGGAGAATTCAAACAACaattcttttcttctccttggaAAATTCGGACAACCATACTCCTCGGAGAATTTTGGCAACCATCATCACTAATTTCGGCAGCCCCTCTCAAAGGAAGAAGATAAAGATCTTCTTCCCTTTCATCCATCGAAAGAGTACCATCTCCTTGTCGCTAGTTTTTCCTTCTCCGAGAAGGATTGTTGCCGCCCACCTTCTTTCAGATTTTTGGGAGGTGCAGTCCCTTGTTGAGAGCTACTTGGTAGCCCCTTGTGAAGGGGTTAATTGGGCAgccccttcctcatcttcgaggaAGACATTTTCTATCGTCTCGACGAAAAATGACACTTGATCTCTAGTGcgatcaagtgttggaaagagGACTCCGATCGTAGACCGGATTAGAGGAAGCATGAGCTCGTGACAAACAACCAAGAGTTATTCCGCTAAACCCAGAATAGTTGGAGTCATCTCCAAACAAAGGTTGTTTTTGGAGATATGTTTTTCACTTGTACTTTAATTCATATGTATATTGATGCAtatgttaatagttttatttagattatgcttaaatgatctaatatGTTTATCTTAGATAGTTTAGCATAtgtaaataaaatgattaaattgcCATCAGATGAATTATTTACTTAATAGTTTATCTTTTCTATGCTTTTAGGATCTTGCTTGAATGATTAGATTGTaatgcatgcttagattaaaaatcatatttatgtttgttttaaaaatcaatacgaacactcctttgatttaattattaaagcataaaataaaattttaaatttccattgcACATATGCATGTAGAATAGAAACACGATAT from Zingiber officinale cultivar Zhangliang chromosome 4B, Zo_v1.1, whole genome shotgun sequence includes:
- the LOC121976999 gene encoding peptide methionine sulfoxide reductase-like, whose protein sequence is MAATTAEQAAANPALAPDVESPAQPGLDLAQFAAGCFWSVELAFQRLEGVVKTEVGYCQGHLPDPTYKDVCGDNTGHAEVVRVHFDPAVCPYSNLLALFWSRHDPTTLNRQGIDVGTQYRSGIYYYNEEQAKFARESLEQKQTQLENEIVTEILPAKKFYKAEEYHQQYLEKGGKEGAKQSARKGCNDPIRCYG